In the genome of Cupriavidus taiwanensis, one region contains:
- a CDS encoding ABC transporter ATP-binding protein: MLEIHDLVVLRDGRRVVDHLQLCVPAGSVYALLGGNGAGKTTTIDAILGFVPSAAGMVHVDGLSPADDAVAVRRRVAYLPENVALYPYLSGLENLDYFCAMAGIALWRTEAAALLDRAGLAREAQGRRVRGYSKGMRQKVGLAIAQARSASLLLLDEPTSGLDPAAADDMARRVRAAADAGMAVLMATHDLFNARQLADRIGILRAGVLVAEFDASTLDHQALTAAYLAHARAAGAAS; encoded by the coding sequence ATGCTTGAAATCCATGACCTGGTCGTCCTGCGCGACGGCCGTCGCGTGGTCGACCACCTGCAGCTTTGCGTGCCCGCGGGCTCTGTCTATGCCTTGCTGGGCGGCAACGGCGCGGGCAAGACCACCACCATCGACGCCATCCTGGGCTTTGTCCCGTCCGCCGCCGGCATGGTGCACGTGGACGGGCTGTCGCCGGCGGACGACGCGGTGGCGGTCAGGCGGCGCGTAGCCTATCTGCCCGAGAATGTCGCGCTGTATCCCTACCTGTCCGGCTTGGAGAACCTGGACTATTTCTGCGCGATGGCGGGAATTGCGCTGTGGCGCACCGAGGCCGCCGCGCTGCTGGACCGCGCCGGGCTGGCGCGCGAGGCGCAGGGCCGGCGCGTGCGCGGCTACTCGAAGGGCATGCGGCAGAAGGTCGGGCTGGCGATTGCACAGGCCAGGTCGGCTTCGCTGTTGCTGCTCGACGAGCCGACATCGGGGCTGGACCCGGCTGCCGCGGACGACATGGCGCGCCGCGTGCGCGCGGCCGCCGATGCCGGCATGGCGGTGCTGATGGCCACCCATGACCTGTTCAACGCCAGGCAGCTGGCCGACCGCATCGGCATCCTGCGTGCCGGCGTGCTGGTGGCCGAGTTCGACGCCTCCACGCTCGACCACCAGGCGCTGACCGCCGCCTACCTGGCGCACGCGCGCGCAGCGGGAGCGGCATCATGA
- a CDS encoding TonB-dependent receptor — MNNNNEHTGTARAFACALLPLASGLLSQPAAAEAGHGMLPQVSVVATQDDRPHDRRNVVTTDSAGLPAAVSVVTAEELATINIGRDISNMFRRVPGVVANNIDQGDTGNGFRMRGFATQGTHGADTAVYVDGVPQNMPSSQAGAGHGPAFLEWLTPDMIGQIDVIKGPVSALYGDQNRAGAVPIQTQSGEVPSSFGIGLDRYDGKRATLVLSGRHALRPDAQPIESLFVADLYRTHSYRYDGSTERDNLFWKLSTRIGEGLYSLRLNHYRAESTAAGYLLLSDLQSGKVDPRSTQYGLPGFGSGKRSMFALNRAPAHGEAGWYATLYGEAFERERGIATSSVQHTVGSDDRNIFGGRLAGNVTFGDRAALMAGLEVRRDHGDAQRQIWLRGVPTANYVNAQRLTLLTYGLFVQGQFKPVDAVKLSAGLRRDWFDYDIVNRKLPAASTDYCKGVTTPKLGAAWTVLPGLDLFANVAQGFRSPAAEQISSSGAAGPLGAPGGTVYDVSPSKVKSYDVGFTATPARNLTVTAAAYYTLNEDEIVGQADGSFRSVGDTTRKGYEVEARWRPVRPVSLYASYGHIIQAEANNPLPNTGARLSVPRHQLKLGAEYRQRLQGVQLTVNADAYLTTGIPYYMGTPQTQLRFMPVYTRFDVRGVLDWKQYQLSLFAVLQPHRFSTEAAYGSAAGLLVSPQPKWQFGMAARYFF; from the coding sequence ATGAACAACAACAACGAACACACGGGTACCGCGCGCGCCTTCGCTTGCGCGCTGTTGCCGCTGGCATCGGGTCTTCTCAGCCAGCCCGCCGCGGCCGAAGCCGGTCACGGCATGCTGCCGCAAGTCAGCGTGGTGGCGACGCAGGACGACCGGCCGCACGACCGGCGCAACGTCGTCACCACCGACAGCGCGGGGCTGCCGGCAGCGGTATCGGTGGTCACGGCCGAGGAACTGGCCACCATCAATATCGGCCGGGACATCTCCAACATGTTCCGCCGCGTGCCCGGCGTGGTGGCCAACAATATCGACCAGGGCGATACCGGCAATGGCTTCCGCATGCGCGGTTTTGCCACCCAGGGCACGCACGGTGCCGACACCGCGGTCTATGTCGACGGGGTGCCGCAGAACATGCCGTCCAGCCAGGCGGGGGCGGGGCACGGTCCGGCCTTCCTGGAATGGCTGACGCCGGACATGATCGGCCAGATCGATGTCATCAAGGGGCCGGTGTCGGCGCTGTACGGCGACCAGAACCGGGCCGGCGCGGTGCCGATCCAGACCCAGTCCGGCGAGGTGCCGTCCAGCTTCGGCATCGGGCTGGACCGCTACGACGGCAAGCGCGCCACCCTGGTGCTGTCGGGCCGCCATGCGCTGCGGCCTGACGCGCAACCGATCGAGTCGCTGTTCGTCGCGGACCTGTACCGCACCCACAGCTACCGCTACGACGGCAGCACCGAGCGCGACAACCTGTTCTGGAAGCTGTCGACGCGCATCGGCGAAGGTCTCTACAGCCTGCGCCTGAATCACTATCGCGCTGAATCGACGGCGGCCGGCTACCTGCTGCTGAGCGACCTGCAGTCGGGCAAGGTGGACCCGCGCTCGACCCAGTACGGCCTGCCTGGCTTCGGCAGCGGCAAGCGCTCGATGTTCGCGCTGAACCGCGCGCCCGCGCACGGCGAAGCAGGCTGGTACGCGACGCTGTACGGCGAAGCCTTCGAGCGCGAGCGCGGTATCGCCACCAGCAGCGTGCAGCATACCGTCGGCTCCGACGACCGCAATATCTTCGGCGGCCGGCTGGCGGGCAACGTTACCTTCGGCGACCGCGCCGCGCTGATGGCCGGCCTCGAAGTGCGCCGCGACCACGGCGATGCGCAACGGCAGATCTGGCTGCGCGGCGTGCCCACCGCCAACTATGTCAACGCACAGCGACTGACCCTGCTGACCTACGGGCTGTTCGTGCAGGGACAGTTCAAGCCGGTCGATGCGGTCAAGCTGAGTGCCGGGTTGCGGCGCGACTGGTTCGACTACGACATCGTCAACCGCAAGCTGCCGGCAGCCAGCACGGACTATTGCAAGGGAGTCACCACGCCGAAGCTCGGCGCGGCCTGGACCGTGCTGCCCGGGCTAGACCTGTTCGCCAACGTCGCCCAGGGCTTCCGCTCGCCGGCTGCCGAGCAGATCAGCAGCAGCGGCGCGGCCGGGCCGCTGGGCGCGCCCGGCGGGACGGTCTATGACGTATCGCCGTCGAAGGTGAAGTCCTACGACGTGGGCTTCACCGCCACCCCGGCGCGCAACCTGACGGTCACCGCGGCGGCCTATTACACCCTCAACGAGGACGAGATCGTCGGGCAGGCGGACGGCTCGTTTCGATCGGTGGGCGACACTACCCGCAAGGGCTACGAAGTCGAGGCGCGCTGGCGGCCGGTGCGCCCGGTTTCGCTCTATGCCAGCTACGGCCACATCATCCAGGCCGAAGCCAACAACCCGCTGCCCAACACCGGCGCCAGGCTGTCGGTGCCGCGCCACCAGCTCAAGCTCGGGGCGGAATACCGGCAGCGGCTGCAGGGCGTGCAGCTGACCGTCAACGCCGACGCCTACCTGACTACCGGCATCCCGTACTACATGGGGACGCCGCAGACCCAGCTGCGCTTCATGCCGGTCTACACGCGCTTCGACGTGCGCGGGGTGCTGGACTGGAAGCAATACCAGCTGTCGCTGTTCGCGGTGCTGCAGCCGCACCGGTTCTCGACCGAGGCCGCCTATGGCTCGGCAGCCGGGCTGCTGGTGTCGCCGCAGCCGAAATGGCAGTTCGGCATGGCGGCGCGCTACTTCTTCTGA
- a CDS encoding methyl-accepting chemotaxis protein: protein MQNLGIRIRLGAAFGAMWSLMAIGTAVALPRLQDDADARRVLIALAAGALCVAVGAVWGLARGIEAPLSEAVHIAETVAAGDLSQEFNTDRGGEFGRLLGGLGEMEDMLTDLVTRIRTATDSITDASHQIAAGNTDLSQRTEEQAAALQQTASSMGELTAMVQQNTERARAANGMAASASGIAARGGEVVGNVVQTMSAISASSRKVTDIIEVIEGIAFQTNILALNAAVEAARAGEQGRGFAVVAGEVRTLAQRSAAAAREIKQLIDDSVQQVDSGSALVGQAGTTMQEIVQAVASVTGLLGEITTASEQQSAGIAQVNEAVAQMDTVTQQNAALVEQAASASQALAGRATELQQVVGEFRL, encoded by the coding sequence ATGCAGAATCTTGGCATTCGCATACGCCTGGGCGCGGCGTTTGGCGCCATGTGGTCGCTGATGGCGATCGGGACCGCGGTGGCCTTGCCGCGCTTGCAGGATGACGCCGATGCGCGGCGCGTGCTGATCGCGCTGGCTGCGGGAGCGCTATGCGTGGCCGTGGGCGCGGTCTGGGGACTGGCGCGCGGCATCGAGGCGCCGCTGTCCGAAGCCGTCCACATTGCCGAAACCGTGGCCGCGGGCGACCTCAGCCAGGAATTCAATACCGACCGCGGTGGCGAGTTCGGCCGGCTGCTCGGCGGTCTGGGCGAGATGGAAGACATGCTGACCGACCTGGTCACGCGCATCCGCACCGCCACCGACTCCATTACCGACGCCTCGCACCAGATCGCCGCCGGCAATACCGACCTGTCGCAACGCACCGAAGAGCAGGCCGCGGCGCTGCAGCAAACGGCATCGAGCATGGGCGAGCTGACCGCAATGGTGCAGCAGAACACCGAACGCGCCCGCGCCGCCAACGGCATGGCCGCCAGCGCCTCGGGCATCGCCGCGCGCGGCGGCGAAGTGGTGGGCAACGTGGTGCAGACCATGTCGGCGATCAGCGCCAGCTCGCGCAAGGTCACCGACATCATCGAGGTGATCGAAGGCATCGCCTTCCAGACCAATATCCTGGCTCTGAACGCCGCGGTCGAAGCGGCCCGCGCGGGCGAACAGGGCCGCGGCTTCGCGGTGGTCGCGGGCGAGGTGCGCACGCTGGCACAGCGCAGCGCCGCTGCGGCTCGCGAGATCAAGCAGCTGATCGACGATTCGGTGCAGCAGGTCGACAGCGGCTCGGCCCTGGTCGGCCAGGCCGGCACAACCATGCAGGAAATCGTCCAGGCCGTGGCCAGCGTCACCGGGCTGCTGGGCGAGATCACCACCGCATCGGAACAGCAAAGCGCCGGCATCGCCCAGGTCAACGAAGCGGTGGCGCAGATGGACACCGTCACGCAGCAGAACGCCGCACTGGTGGAGCAGGCGGCCAGCGCATCGCAGGCGCTGGCGGGGCGGGCGACGGAGTTGCAGCAGGTGGTGGGTGAGTTCAGGCTGTAG
- a CDS encoding aspartate aminotransferase family protein: MTHVFHRNPRQQLPVAVAGQGIELIDSTGRRYLDASGGAAVSCLGHGHPRVIEAIKAQLDSIAYAHTSFFTTEVSETLADTLARAAPGDLDHVYFVSGGSEAVESALKLARQYFVEVGQPARRHFIARRQSYHGNTLGALAIGGNAWRREPFLPLLVPAHHVSPCYAYRERQAGETDAQYAQRLADELDAKIQDLGPETVAAFVAETVVGATAGAVPPVGDYLKRIRAVCDKYGVLLILDEVMSGMGRTGYLFACEEDGVVPDIVTIAKGLGAGYQPIGAMLSTRRIYDAIVGGSGFFQHGHTYIGHATACAAALAVQRTIAEDKLLANVLARGEQLRQRLREALGDHPNLGDVRGRGLFVGVEFVSDCDSKATLDPALKTHARLKSAAMQNGLLVYPMGGTVDGVHGDHVLFAPPFICTPRDIDNIVDRFAVAVQSVFPVSVTV, translated from the coding sequence ATGACCCACGTATTCCATCGCAATCCGCGCCAGCAACTGCCCGTTGCCGTGGCCGGGCAGGGCATCGAACTGATCGACAGCACCGGCCGGCGCTACCTGGACGCCTCCGGCGGAGCCGCCGTGTCGTGCCTGGGGCACGGCCATCCGCGCGTGATCGAGGCGATCAAGGCGCAGCTCGACTCCATCGCCTATGCGCACACCTCGTTCTTCACCACCGAGGTGTCGGAGACGCTGGCCGATACCCTGGCGCGGGCCGCGCCGGGCGATCTCGATCATGTCTATTTCGTCTCGGGCGGCTCGGAGGCGGTGGAATCGGCGCTGAAGCTGGCGCGCCAGTACTTTGTCGAGGTCGGGCAGCCCGCGCGCCGCCACTTCATCGCGCGCCGCCAGAGCTATCACGGCAATACGCTCGGCGCGCTCGCCATCGGCGGCAACGCCTGGCGGCGCGAGCCGTTCCTGCCGCTGCTGGTGCCGGCGCACCACGTGTCGCCTTGCTATGCCTACCGCGAGCGGCAGGCGGGCGAGACCGATGCGCAATACGCGCAGCGGCTGGCCGACGAACTGGACGCGAAAATCCAGGACCTCGGTCCAGAAACCGTCGCCGCATTCGTCGCCGAAACCGTGGTCGGCGCCACCGCCGGCGCGGTGCCGCCGGTGGGTGACTACCTGAAGCGCATCCGCGCGGTGTGCGACAAGTACGGCGTGCTGCTGATCCTGGATGAGGTGATGTCAGGCATGGGCCGCACCGGCTACCTGTTCGCCTGCGAAGAGGACGGCGTGGTGCCTGACATCGTGACCATCGCCAAGGGGCTGGGCGCCGGCTACCAGCCCATCGGCGCGATGCTGTCGACGCGCCGGATCTACGACGCCATCGTCGGCGGCAGCGGCTTCTTCCAGCACGGCCACACTTATATCGGGCACGCCACGGCTTGCGCCGCGGCCCTGGCGGTGCAGCGGACCATTGCCGAAGACAAGCTGCTGGCCAACGTGCTGGCCCGCGGCGAGCAACTGCGCCAGCGGCTGCGCGAGGCACTTGGCGACCACCCCAACCTGGGCGATGTGCGCGGTCGCGGCCTGTTCGTCGGCGTGGAATTCGTCTCCGACTGCGACAGCAAGGCCACGCTCGATCCCGCGCTGAAGACGCACGCGCGGCTGAAGTCCGCGGCAATGCAGAACGGGCTGCTGGTTTATCCGATGGGCGGCACCGTCGACGGTGTGCATGGCGACCACGTGCTGTTCGCACCGCCGTTCATCTGCACGCCGCGGGATATCGACAATATCGTCGACCGCTTTGCCGTGGCGGTGCAGTCGGTGTTTCCGGTGAGCGTTACGGTGTGA
- a CDS encoding N-acyl-D-amino-acid deacylase family protein, whose protein sequence is MASQSPAPRRADLLFRNATVVDGTGAARRSADVAVSGDRIVAVGDCAGIAADHTVDAGGRVLAPGFIDAHTHDDGYLLVHRDMTPKVSQGITTVVTGNCGISVAPLLSGAPPQPLDLLGPPALFRFDTFAQWLDALRAAPANVNVVPLLGHSTLRVRAMPELDRPANDAEIAAMREEVRLAMEAGAFGVSTGTFYPPAAAATEAEIIAVCEPVRTHRGLYSTHLRDETDAIVPSIEEALRIGRALDCPVVFSHHKVAGKRNHGRSAETLGLLAEAARLQPLCLDCHPYPATSTMLRLDRVRQSTRTLITWSTGYPAAGGRDFHELMQELGLDEEALLARLRPAAAIYFIMDERDVARIAQFPLTMFGSDGLPFDPRPHPRQWGTFPRILARMVREEQLLTLEAAIHKMSGLAAQQYGLQDRGRIAPGAFADLVLFDAQRVQDRATFEDPLQLSTGIDGVWVNGAQVWQQGAQAGDAAGSARPAFSGRVLRRLATEHTATTTPS, encoded by the coding sequence GCTCTTTCGCAACGCCACGGTGGTGGATGGCACGGGCGCGGCGCGCCGCAGCGCCGATGTCGCGGTCAGCGGTGACCGCATCGTTGCCGTAGGCGACTGCGCCGGCATCGCCGCGGACCACACCGTCGACGCCGGCGGCCGCGTGCTGGCGCCGGGCTTTATCGACGCGCATACGCACGACGACGGCTACCTGCTGGTGCACCGGGACATGACGCCCAAGGTGTCGCAGGGCATCACCACGGTGGTGACCGGCAACTGCGGCATCAGCGTGGCGCCGCTGCTCAGCGGCGCGCCGCCGCAGCCGCTGGACCTGCTGGGCCCGCCCGCGCTGTTCCGCTTCGATACCTTCGCGCAGTGGCTCGACGCGCTGCGCGCGGCGCCGGCCAACGTCAACGTGGTGCCGCTGCTCGGGCACTCCACGCTGCGCGTGCGTGCCATGCCTGAGCTGGACCGCCCCGCCAATGACGCCGAGATTGCCGCGATGCGCGAGGAGGTCAGGCTGGCGATGGAGGCGGGCGCCTTCGGGGTGTCCACCGGCACCTTCTATCCGCCGGCTGCCGCCGCCACTGAAGCGGAAATCATCGCCGTGTGCGAGCCGGTCCGCACCCATCGCGGTCTCTATTCCACCCACCTGCGCGACGAGACCGACGCCATCGTGCCGTCGATCGAGGAGGCGCTGCGCATCGGCCGCGCGCTGGACTGCCCGGTGGTGTTCTCGCACCACAAGGTGGCGGGCAAGCGCAACCATGGCCGCTCGGCCGAAACGCTGGGGCTGCTGGCCGAGGCCGCGCGCCTGCAGCCGTTGTGCCTGGACTGCCATCCTTATCCCGCCACCTCGACCATGCTGCGGCTGGACCGCGTGCGCCAGTCCACACGCACGCTGATCACGTGGTCCACCGGCTATCCCGCGGCGGGCGGCCGCGATTTCCATGAGCTGATGCAGGAACTGGGGCTGGACGAGGAAGCGCTGCTCGCCCGCCTGCGTCCCGCGGCGGCGATCTACTTCATCATGGACGAACGCGACGTCGCGCGCATCGCTCAGTTCCCGCTGACCATGTTCGGCTCCGACGGCCTGCCGTTCGACCCGCGCCCGCATCCGCGCCAGTGGGGCACCTTCCCGCGCATCCTCGCGCGCATGGTGCGCGAAGAGCAGCTGCTGACGCTCGAAGCCGCGATCCACAAGATGTCCGGGCTGGCCGCGCAGCAATACGGCCTGCAAGACCGGGGGCGCATCGCGCCGGGCGCGTTTGCCGACCTGGTGCTGTTCGATGCGCAGCGCGTGCAGGACCGCGCCACCTTTGAAGACCCGCTGCAGCTCAGCACCGGCATCGACGGCGTCTGGGTCAACGGCGCACAGGTCTGGCAACAAGGCGCGCAGGCCGGGGATGCCGCCGGCAGCGCGCGGCCGGCATTTTCCGGCCGCGTGCTGCGCCGCCTTGCCACCGAACACACTGCCACCACCACACCATCATGA